In Anopheles gambiae chromosome 2, idAnoGambNW_F1_1, whole genome shotgun sequence, a single window of DNA contains:
- the LOC1273979 gene encoding TELO2-interacting protein 1 homolog isoform X1: MENFSEIFIKIKPLFNAVIKNPTQANILQLNEQFKTVDNSSVQVLQNIFLQQLLILVDAVPGQNKNELKTHLLECIITILLKGRLSKAVALRTTLLAAMKLLYDRDTGTVRPDLSEEYKLAVLKVLSLVSRRIQSELVEEVYVKENLTLLSQAIFVCVRIVETERARKLRFQAVDSIVSLLQVHDDFDFNDTVLRCQVAELLFITLPKLLATYVSIINGDEKQGTAVYRIAIKALGRTLSLIFEDYTKETLHDEYGIEQFRQLTESLAGTERSANILGLGLKENDKVKYFNETSRTRDWLLQAEKKVEQILQLILHLRGHEEELIRLEFAKMNCELLRNCTYNMPSCTVHYLQTVIAMCNDESARVRDLCERCQNSFPYFTMSFAGNRIDDLFFDALNQLPRVIYRGEEREQIASFRLITGFLRFFSEPQLVSIFSSQNILEQFIMVLLAAAELDSVAELVRREYVSYRFEYEEGFHMQKEKNESRWIVLKNVSAPRAKQAFLELIHKLRQHDQAINTVLMYILENFYASRMNSNGYLFILSELIPENTNDASNPSRLLEPFKTLLAEVLQPHHWFLELDENDNISDQKYNALHICLVVRTIAKLARFMKEQFRWYLYDALRILLQCCSSTLNCINESTELALDTVARSQGMSSIEQLLHHNLDYISQQITRCLRRKEHFRDGMNMLEAVLRFVPYDSSNVLETTVTPIIMNILDSYSQYGERNSIVCLRVLQIFIHSIRLRYAHETENEAEATNEKAATNLSEQIKRLKAFLRREIANESEDDPEFNPDDQDEQPNATNMDEQETEHQDETETEEKEEHVPSHIKIVLRILTVNFKHLASSEDAERIVALSTLNEGIYVLQRYENQLLPLVHNIWFNFTERFSDRNPAVVRNAFELLLTMAQLSKDFIRKRSLDDVLPKLYQFMREHWNADPGAHQVYKLQCKFLTSIDGLVRNLNFSEKQLDQTLEIIRLYWVKSERRELKKQAAECLQRMRSINSLAVFVKCGCTTVLQ, from the exons ATGGAGAACTTTTCGgaaatttttatcaaaattaagCCGCTTTTTAATGCAGTTATTAAGAACCCTACTCAAGCAAATATACTACAATTGAACGAACAGTTTAAGACGGTGGACAATAGCAGTGTACAAGTATTACAAAACATATTTCTACAGCAATTGCTCATACTGGTCGATGCCGTACCAGGGCA GAACAAAAACGAGCTAAAAACTCACCTATTGGAATGCATTATCACCATTCTGCTGAAGGGCCGGCTTTCCAAAGCAGTGGCCCTGCGAACGACGCTACTGGCTGCCATGAAGCTGTTGTACGACCGGGACACGGGAACTGTACGTCCCGATTTATCCGAAGAGTACAAACTGGCCGTGCTGAAAGTGTTGTCGCTCGTGTCTCGCCGAATCCAGTCGGAGCTGGTGGAAGAAGTGTACGTGAAAGAGAACCTAACCCTGCTTTCGCAAGCCATCTTTGTGTGCGTCCGCATAGTAGAAACGGAGCGCGCACGTAAGCTCCGCTTCCAGGCAGTGGATTCAATTGTCTCGCTGCTGCAAGTGCATGACGATTTTGACTTCAACGACACGGTGCTTCGCTGCCAGGTTGCTGAATTGCTGTTCATCACGCTCCCCAAACTTCTCGCCACTTACGTGTCCATCATCAACGGTGATGAAAAGCAGGGTACCGCTGTGTACCGCATAGCGATAAAGGCGCTCGGACGTACGCTTAGCCTTATTTTCGAAGATTATACGAAGGAAACGCTCCACGATGAGTACGGCATTGAACAATTCCGCCAACTGACGGAAAGTTTAGCTGGAACGGAGAGGAGTGCAAACATACTGGGATTAGGATTGAAGGAAAACGATAAAGTTAAATACTTCAACGAAACGTCGCGTACTCGCGACTGGCTGCTGCAGGCTGAGAAGAAGGTGGAACAAATACTGCAGCTCATTCTCCATCTCCGTGGACATGAGGAGGAGCTTATTCGCCTGGAATTTGCCAAAATGAACTGTGAACTGCTCCGGAATTGCACCTA CAACATGCCTAGCTGTACCGTGCACTATCTACAAACCGTGATTGCCATGTGTAACGACGAATCTGCACGTGTCCGCGATCTTTGCGAAAGGTGTCAGAATTCGTTTCCCTATTTTACGATGTCCTTCGCCGGAAATCGAATTGATGATCTGTTTTTCGACGCCCTCAACCAGCTGCCCCGCGTGATCTACAGGGGAGAGGAGCGCGAACAAATAGCCAGCTTTCGGTTGATAACAGGATTTTTACGCTTCTTCTCCGAGCCGCAACTGGTCAGCATTTTTTCATCGCAAAACATTCTCGAACAGTTCATTATGGTACTGCTGGCTGCAGCCGAGCTTGATAGTGTTGCCGAGCTCGTCCGTCGAGAATACGTGTCCTATCGCTTTGAGTATGAAGAAGGCTTTCATATGCAAAAGGAGAAAAACGAATCCCGTTGGATCGTGCTGAAGAACGTTTCTGCCCCGCGTGCGAAACAAGCTTTCCTCGAGCTCATCCACAAACTACGGCAGCACGATCAAGCGATCAATACCGTTCTCATGTACATTTTGGAGAATTTCTACGCCTCAAGGATGAACAGCAATGGATATCTGTTCATTTTGAGCGAACTGATTCCGGAGAACACAAACGACGCATCCAACCCATCTCGACTGCTGGAGCCATTCAAAACGCTACTCGCGGAAGTGCTGCAACCACACCACTGGTTTCTGGAGTTGGACGAAAATGACAACATTTCCGATCAAAAGTACAATGCGCTACACATCTGTCTCGTGGTTCGTACCATTGCCAAACTAGCACGCTTTATGAAGGAACAGTTTCGTTGGTATCTGTACGACGCGTTGCGCATTCTCCTGCAATGCTGCAGCAGTACATTGAACTGCATTAACGAATCAACGGAGCTAGCACTGGACACTGTGGCCAGGTCTCAGGGTATGTCGAGCATTGAGCAGCTGCTCCATCACAATCTCGATTACATTTCGCAGCAAATCACTCGATGTCTTAGGCGCAAGGAACACTTCCGGGACGGCATGAACATGCTTGAAGCTGTGCTACGTTTTGTACCGTACGATTCCTCGAACGTGCTAGAAACCACGGTTACACCTATCATTATGAACATTCTCGACAGCTACTCGCAGTACGGCGAGCGAAACTCGATCGTGTGTCTGCGAGTGTTGCAAATATTTATTCACTCGATTCGGCTGCGGTATGCACACGAAACGGAAAACGAAGCTGAAGCTACTAATGAAAAGGCGGCAACTAATCTTTCCGAACAGATCAAACGCTTGAAAGCTTTTCTGCGGCGAGAAATTGCAAATGAATCAGAGGATGATCCGGAATTCAATCCGGATGATCAGGACGAGCAACCCAATGCAACCAATATGGACGAGCAAGAGACCGAACATCAAGACGAAACAGAAACGGAGGAGAAAGAAGAACACGTTCCTTCGCATATAAAAATAGTGTTGCGCATTCTGACCGTTAATTTCAAACACCTTGCATCATCGGAAGATGCTGAACGGATTGTGGCGCTGTCTACCCTTAATGAGGGAATATATGTGCTGCAGCGGTACGAAAATCAGCTCCTACCGTTGGTACACAACATTTGGTTCAACTTTACGGAGCGATTCTCTGACCGGAATCCGGCCGTGGTAAGGAATGCATTCGAGCTACTGCTCACCATGGCACAATTGTCCAAAGATTTCATACGCAAACGTTCACTGGA CGATGTGCTTCCAAAGCTGTACCAATTCATGCGGGAACACTGGAATGCTGACCCCGGCGCGCACCAGGTATACAAACTGCAATGTAAATTCCTTACCTCGATCGACGGTTTGGTGCGGAACCTCAACTTTAGCGAAAAGCAGCTCGACCAAACGCTGGAGATTATTCGCCTGTACTGGGTGAAGAGTGAACGGCGGGAATTGAAGAAGCAGGCCGCCGAATGTTTGCAGCGCATGCGATCGATCAATTCGCTTGCAGTCTTTGTAAAATGTGGCTGTACAACTGTGCTGCAATAA
- the LOC1273979 gene encoding TELO2-interacting protein 1 homolog isoform X2, with product MPYQGTSLCGSFRNKNELKTHLLECIITILLKGRLSKAVALRTTLLAAMKLLYDRDTGTVRPDLSEEYKLAVLKVLSLVSRRIQSELVEEVYVKENLTLLSQAIFVCVRIVETERARKLRFQAVDSIVSLLQVHDDFDFNDTVLRCQVAELLFITLPKLLATYVSIINGDEKQGTAVYRIAIKALGRTLSLIFEDYTKETLHDEYGIEQFRQLTESLAGTERSANILGLGLKENDKVKYFNETSRTRDWLLQAEKKVEQILQLILHLRGHEEELIRLEFAKMNCELLRNCTYNMPSCTVHYLQTVIAMCNDESARVRDLCERCQNSFPYFTMSFAGNRIDDLFFDALNQLPRVIYRGEEREQIASFRLITGFLRFFSEPQLVSIFSSQNILEQFIMVLLAAAELDSVAELVRREYVSYRFEYEEGFHMQKEKNESRWIVLKNVSAPRAKQAFLELIHKLRQHDQAINTVLMYILENFYASRMNSNGYLFILSELIPENTNDASNPSRLLEPFKTLLAEVLQPHHWFLELDENDNISDQKYNALHICLVVRTIAKLARFMKEQFRWYLYDALRILLQCCSSTLNCINESTELALDTVARSQGMSSIEQLLHHNLDYISQQITRCLRRKEHFRDGMNMLEAVLRFVPYDSSNVLETTVTPIIMNILDSYSQYGERNSIVCLRVLQIFIHSIRLRYAHETENEAEATNEKAATNLSEQIKRLKAFLRREIANESEDDPEFNPDDQDEQPNATNMDEQETEHQDETETEEKEEHVPSHIKIVLRILTVNFKHLASSEDAERIVALSTLNEGIYVLQRYENQLLPLVHNIWFNFTERFSDRNPAVVRNAFELLLTMAQLSKDFIRKRSLDDVLPKLYQFMREHWNADPGAHQVYKLQCKFLTSIDGLVRNLNFSEKQLDQTLEIIRLYWVKSERRELKKQAAECLQRMRSINSLAVFVKCGCTTVLQ from the exons ATGCCGTACCAGGGCA CTTCCTTATGTGGTTCTTTCAGGAACAAAAACGAGCTAAAAACTCACCTATTGGAATGCATTATCACCATTCTGCTGAAGGGCCGGCTTTCCAAAGCAGTGGCCCTGCGAACGACGCTACTGGCTGCCATGAAGCTGTTGTACGACCGGGACACGGGAACTGTACGTCCCGATTTATCCGAAGAGTACAAACTGGCCGTGCTGAAAGTGTTGTCGCTCGTGTCTCGCCGAATCCAGTCGGAGCTGGTGGAAGAAGTGTACGTGAAAGAGAACCTAACCCTGCTTTCGCAAGCCATCTTTGTGTGCGTCCGCATAGTAGAAACGGAGCGCGCACGTAAGCTCCGCTTCCAGGCAGTGGATTCAATTGTCTCGCTGCTGCAAGTGCATGACGATTTTGACTTCAACGACACGGTGCTTCGCTGCCAGGTTGCTGAATTGCTGTTCATCACGCTCCCCAAACTTCTCGCCACTTACGTGTCCATCATCAACGGTGATGAAAAGCAGGGTACCGCTGTGTACCGCATAGCGATAAAGGCGCTCGGACGTACGCTTAGCCTTATTTTCGAAGATTATACGAAGGAAACGCTCCACGATGAGTACGGCATTGAACAATTCCGCCAACTGACGGAAAGTTTAGCTGGAACGGAGAGGAGTGCAAACATACTGGGATTAGGATTGAAGGAAAACGATAAAGTTAAATACTTCAACGAAACGTCGCGTACTCGCGACTGGCTGCTGCAGGCTGAGAAGAAGGTGGAACAAATACTGCAGCTCATTCTCCATCTCCGTGGACATGAGGAGGAGCTTATTCGCCTGGAATTTGCCAAAATGAACTGTGAACTGCTCCGGAATTGCACCTA CAACATGCCTAGCTGTACCGTGCACTATCTACAAACCGTGATTGCCATGTGTAACGACGAATCTGCACGTGTCCGCGATCTTTGCGAAAGGTGTCAGAATTCGTTTCCCTATTTTACGATGTCCTTCGCCGGAAATCGAATTGATGATCTGTTTTTCGACGCCCTCAACCAGCTGCCCCGCGTGATCTACAGGGGAGAGGAGCGCGAACAAATAGCCAGCTTTCGGTTGATAACAGGATTTTTACGCTTCTTCTCCGAGCCGCAACTGGTCAGCATTTTTTCATCGCAAAACATTCTCGAACAGTTCATTATGGTACTGCTGGCTGCAGCCGAGCTTGATAGTGTTGCCGAGCTCGTCCGTCGAGAATACGTGTCCTATCGCTTTGAGTATGAAGAAGGCTTTCATATGCAAAAGGAGAAAAACGAATCCCGTTGGATCGTGCTGAAGAACGTTTCTGCCCCGCGTGCGAAACAAGCTTTCCTCGAGCTCATCCACAAACTACGGCAGCACGATCAAGCGATCAATACCGTTCTCATGTACATTTTGGAGAATTTCTACGCCTCAAGGATGAACAGCAATGGATATCTGTTCATTTTGAGCGAACTGATTCCGGAGAACACAAACGACGCATCCAACCCATCTCGACTGCTGGAGCCATTCAAAACGCTACTCGCGGAAGTGCTGCAACCACACCACTGGTTTCTGGAGTTGGACGAAAATGACAACATTTCCGATCAAAAGTACAATGCGCTACACATCTGTCTCGTGGTTCGTACCATTGCCAAACTAGCACGCTTTATGAAGGAACAGTTTCGTTGGTATCTGTACGACGCGTTGCGCATTCTCCTGCAATGCTGCAGCAGTACATTGAACTGCATTAACGAATCAACGGAGCTAGCACTGGACACTGTGGCCAGGTCTCAGGGTATGTCGAGCATTGAGCAGCTGCTCCATCACAATCTCGATTACATTTCGCAGCAAATCACTCGATGTCTTAGGCGCAAGGAACACTTCCGGGACGGCATGAACATGCTTGAAGCTGTGCTACGTTTTGTACCGTACGATTCCTCGAACGTGCTAGAAACCACGGTTACACCTATCATTATGAACATTCTCGACAGCTACTCGCAGTACGGCGAGCGAAACTCGATCGTGTGTCTGCGAGTGTTGCAAATATTTATTCACTCGATTCGGCTGCGGTATGCACACGAAACGGAAAACGAAGCTGAAGCTACTAATGAAAAGGCGGCAACTAATCTTTCCGAACAGATCAAACGCTTGAAAGCTTTTCTGCGGCGAGAAATTGCAAATGAATCAGAGGATGATCCGGAATTCAATCCGGATGATCAGGACGAGCAACCCAATGCAACCAATATGGACGAGCAAGAGACCGAACATCAAGACGAAACAGAAACGGAGGAGAAAGAAGAACACGTTCCTTCGCATATAAAAATAGTGTTGCGCATTCTGACCGTTAATTTCAAACACCTTGCATCATCGGAAGATGCTGAACGGATTGTGGCGCTGTCTACCCTTAATGAGGGAATATATGTGCTGCAGCGGTACGAAAATCAGCTCCTACCGTTGGTACACAACATTTGGTTCAACTTTACGGAGCGATTCTCTGACCGGAATCCGGCCGTGGTAAGGAATGCATTCGAGCTACTGCTCACCATGGCACAATTGTCCAAAGATTTCATACGCAAACGTTCACTGGA CGATGTGCTTCCAAAGCTGTACCAATTCATGCGGGAACACTGGAATGCTGACCCCGGCGCGCACCAGGTATACAAACTGCAATGTAAATTCCTTACCTCGATCGACGGTTTGGTGCGGAACCTCAACTTTAGCGAAAAGCAGCTCGACCAAACGCTGGAGATTATTCGCCTGTACTGGGTGAAGAGTGAACGGCGGGAATTGAAGAAGCAGGCCGCCGAATGTTTGCAGCGCATGCGATCGATCAATTCGCTTGCAGTCTTTGTAAAATGTGGCTGTACAACTGTGCTGCAATAA
- the LOC4576994 gene encoding serine palmitoyltransferase small subunit A isoform X1 — MESSTVVGWKERLQKRWDAFYLQWQIYSMTYFLEPWEKCLVNAFIFAILGLLIFSSYTFLPGYTRKLVNAFLPAHSALSDLDMDHQRSMEFNIH; from the exons ATGGAGAGCAGCACGGTCGTTGGCTGGAAGGAAAGATTGCAGAAACGATGGGACGCTTTTTATCTACAGTGGCAAATTTACAGCATGACATATTTCCTCGAACCGTGGGAAAAATGTCTAGTCA ATGCGTTCATATTTGCCATTTTAGGGCTGCTGATCTTCTCGAGCTACACGTTCCTGCCGGGATACACGCGGAAATTGGTTAACGCATTCCTTCCTGCCCATTCCGCCCTGTCCGATCTCGACATGGACCATCAGCGATCGATGGAGTTCAACATACACTGA
- the LOC4576994 gene encoding serine palmitoyltransferase small subunit A isoform X2, whose amino-acid sequence MFRKIWKSISSVYLLYELNTCIYMLDPWEKRFVNAFIFAILGLLIFSSYTFLPGYTRKLVNAFLPAHSALSDLDMDHQRSMEFNIH is encoded by the exons ATGTTTCGTAAAATATGGAAATCCATTTCCTCCGTTTATCTGCTGTACGAACTCAACACCTGCATATACATGCTGGATCCGTGGGAAAAGCGCTTTGTCA ATGCGTTCATATTTGCCATTTTAGGGCTGCTGATCTTCTCGAGCTACACGTTCCTGCCGGGATACACGCGGAAATTGGTTAACGCATTCCTTCCTGCCCATTCCGCCCTGTCCGATCTCGACATGGACCATCAGCGATCGATGGAGTTCAACATACACTGA
- the LOC11175479 gene encoding uncharacterized protein LOC11175479, whose protein sequence is MTSKLEVNVEEDISRKIQVCPYRVSSQSSVVDDAEEFAALEDLDRRLESVETGDEKSPTISEWYRLQSNTFGATSFRRVEKLLDAVEQTPSESVEFDFNRCGYTNLHVQIVLDGLLQARPECLTRLDLSRNRLLNVSLARCLGNVLMELQSIVHLSLSFNTLDDDCIEVLGDALSNSGVRLLEAAHCQITDRGGSLLFSALLYSDCVQMLDLSWNHLDTTSGQAIGRFLSTQKTLKELLLAGNHLYQELQCTVPLLLGMIGNETLELLDLSWNGLRGEEMGRALSKAVQQSKLKCLKLECNMLSEVELSFVVKLAKKSETLVELWLGSNVFEDTVLVELVRTFMRHPTLLVLSLGPFQFIPQTVAKLCRICKRKYPAKQIIYQGVLRAKPARPVDVQEMLLERSRFLAQKPKKAKLKRDLGHLMLQFGDAETSLLTREEFVLALKRFRLKLDRALLEALMDAFEAPKKLVDTGAMALKYLTKHPTERPIVKSAKRKGQK, encoded by the exons atgacgtCAAAATTAGAAGTGAACGTTGAAGAGGATATTTCTCGAAAAATTCAAGTCTGTCCATACCGCGTCAGCTCTCAGTCGTCCGTGGTAGATGATGCGGAAGAGTTTGCAGCATTAGAAGATCTCGACCGTAGGCTAGAAAGCGTTGAAACAGGTGACGAAAAGTCACCGACCATCTCAGAATGGTATCGTTTGCAATCAAACACTTTTGGGGCGACGTCTTTTCGGCGTGTCGAAAAACTGCTGGATGCTGTGGAACAAACTCCGTCGGAAAGTGTGGAATTTGATTTCAAC CGTTGCGGTTACACTAACCTACACGTACAAATCGTACTGGATGGTTTACTTCAAGCACGTCCAGAATGTCTAACACGACTCGATTTAAGTCGCAATCGGTTGCTGAACGTGTCGCTGGCCCGATGCCTGGGAAATGTGCTGATGGAGCTGCAAAGCATCGTTCATCTGTCGCTTTCCTTCAACACGCTAGACGACGATTGTATCGAGGTGTTGGGCGATGCGTTATCAAATTCGGGCGTTCGTCTGCTGGAAGCAGCTCACTGCCAAATCACCGACCGGGGAGGTTCACTGCTGTTCAGCGCACTGCTCTACAGCGACTGTGTGCAAATGCTAGACCTTAGCTGGAACCATCTAGACACGACCAGCGGACAGGCGATCGGGCGATTTCTTTCCACCCAAAAGACGCTGAAAGAGCTGCTACTGGCCGGTAATCACCTGTATCAGGAGCTACAATGTACCGTGCCCCTTCTGCTGGGTATGATCGGAAATGAAACGCTGGAACTGCTTGATCTCAGCTGGAACGGGTTAAGAGGGGAAGAGATGGGTCGAGCTCTTTCAAAAGCTGTACAACAGTCCAAGCTGAAGTGCCTCAAACTAGAATGCAACATGCTGTCGGAGGTGGAGTTGTCGTTCGTAGTGAAGCTGGCGAAGAAGAGTGAAACGCTCGTGGAGCTTTGGCTCGGTAGCAATGTGTTCGAGGACACCGTACTAGTCGAGCTGGTGCGTACCTTCATGCGCCATCCTACGCTGTTGGTACTTTCGCTGGGTCCGTTTCAGTTTATCCCCCAAACGGTGGCCAAACTGTGCCGAATTTGCAAGCGCAAGTATCCCGCCAAACAGATCATCTACCAGGGTGTGCTGAGAGCGAAACCGGCCCGCCCGGTGGACGTGCAAGAGATGCTCCTGGAACGGAGCCGTTTCTTGGCGCAGAAGCCAAAGAAGGCAAAGCTGAAGCGAGATCTGGGGCATCTGATGCTTCAGTTTGGCGATGCCGAAACCTCGCTGCTAACGCGCGAAGAGTTTGTGCTCGCGTTGAAACGGTTTCGGCTGAAGCTCGATCGTGCGCTGCTCGAGGCGCTGATGGATGCGTTTGAAGCTCCGAAAAAGTTGGTAGACACGGGTGCGATGGCGTTGAAGTACCTCACCAAACATCCGACGGAGCGGCCGATTGTAAAGTCCGCCAAACGGAAGGGCCAGAAATAA